A window from Salvelinus fontinalis isolate EN_2023a chromosome 8, ASM2944872v1, whole genome shotgun sequence encodes these proteins:
- the LOC129860531 gene encoding isocitrate dehydrogenase [NAD] subunit gamma, mitochondrial-like isoform X1, which produces MAASSAVLSMSKIIKPIWGGRLAATAKVFGATVSSRREKSTVGQIIPPPAKYGGRHTVTLIPGDGIGPELLNHVRELFRFSCVPVDFEVVNVCSATEDDINNAITAIRRNGVALKGNIETLHTLPASHKSRNNLLRTTLDLYANVMHCKSLPGVQTRHNNIDIMIIRENTEGEYSSLEHESVSGVVECLKIITRTNSLRIAEYAFKLAREKGRKRVTAVHKANIMKLGDGLFLQCCREVAAGYPDIAFDAMIVDNTTMQLVSKPQQFDVMVMPNLYGNVVSNVCAGLVGGPGLVPGANYGRDYAVFETATRNTGKSIADRNIANPTAMLLASCMMLDHLKLHDYATMIRNAVLTTMNETQLHTADIGGQGTTSEVVQAIMRNIQSKGPLTSEL; this is translated from the exons ATGGCCGCCTCCAGTGCAGTGCTCTCAATGTCCAAAATCATCAAACCCATTTGGGGTGGACGGTTGGCAGCGACGGCAAAA gtttttgGAGCCACAGTGAGCAGTCGCAGAGAGAAGTCAACAGTA GGACAAATCATT CCCCCTCCTGCAAAGTATGGTGGCAGACACACTGTAACTCTCATACCTGGAGATGGTATTGGACCAGAACTTCTCAATCACGTCAGGGAGCTCTTCAG GTTCAGCTGTGTGCCTGTGGACTTTGAGGTAGTGAACGTTTGCTCAGCTACTGAGGATGACATCAACAACGCCATCACTGCCATCCGCCGTAATGGAGTGGCCCTCAAAG GTAACATTGAAACCCTCCACACCCTGCCTGCTTCCCACAAGTCCAGAAACAACCTCCTCCG TACCACTTTGGACCTGTATGCCAACGTCATGCACTGTAAGTCCCTGCCTGGAGTCCAGACTCGGCACAACAACATTGACATCATGATCATCAGGGAGAACACTGAGGGAGAGTACAGCAGTCTGGAGCatgag AGTGTATCAGGGGTGGTGGAGTGTCTCAAGATCATCACCCGGACTAACTCCCTAAGAATCGCTGAGTATGCCTTTAAATTGGCCCGGGAGAAAGGTCGCAAGAGGGTCACTGCCGTCCATAAGGCCAACATCAT GAAGCTGGGAGATGGTCTGTTCCTGCAGTGCTGTAGAGAGGTGGCTGCTGGGTACCCTGACATTGCCTTTGACGCCATGATAGTCGACAACACCACCATGCAG CTGGTGTCCAAACCCCAGCAGTTTGATGTGATGGTGATGCCCAACCTGTATGGGAACGTGGTCAGCAACGTGTGTGCTGGCCTGGTGGGAGGGCCAGGGCTGGTGCCAGGGGCTAACTACGGCCGCGACTATGCTGTCTTCGAAACG GCCACCAGGAACACAGGGAAGAGTATTGCTGACAGGAACATTGCTAACCCCACTGCCATGCTATTGGCCAGCTGCATGATGCTGGACCACCTCAA GCTCCATGATTATGCCACTATGATCAGGAATGCAGTCCTGACAACCATGAACGAGACTCAG
- the fam3a gene encoding protein FAM3A encodes MRLAGPMRAVAVLLLLGLTWVLASSILGGDSSSLVKHFFSGTNEEPTAETKPRRYKCGLSAPCPQKHLAFRLVSGAANVIGPKICLEDKILVSSVKNNVGRGLNIALVNGVSGELLETKSFDMWAGDVTDLLKYLRPLHEGTLVFVASFDDPATKLNDEARRLFEELGSTVVKELTFRDSWVFVGAKGIENKSPFEQRMKNSKSSNKYEGWPESLEMDGCIPLRAPLEN; translated from the exons ATGAGATTGGCAG GGCCAATGCGAGCTGTGGCTGTGCTGCTATTGCTGGGCCTCACATGGGTGTTAGCCAGCTCCATACTCGGAGGGGACAGCAGCTCTTTGGTCAAACACTTCTTCAGTG GGACAAATGAGGAGCCAACAGCTG AGACCAAACCACGCAGGTACAAGTGTGGTCTGTCGGCTCCATGTCCTCAGAAACATCTGGCCTTCCGTCTTGTCTCTGGAGCCGCCAACGTCATTGGGCCCAAAATCTGCCTGGAGGATAAGAT CCTTGTGAGCAGTGTCAAGAACAATGTTGGCAGAGGACTAAACATTGCTTTAGTAAATG GGGTATCGGGAGAGCTCTTAGAAACTAAATCTTTTGATATGTGGGCAGGAG ATGTAACTGACCTGTTGAAGTATCTCCGGCCCCTACATGAGGGAACACTTGTGTTTGTAGCTTCCTTTGATGATCCTGCCACAAA gttgaatgatGAGGCACGTCGTCTGTTTGAGGAGCTGGGTAGCACAGTAGTGAAGGAGCTCACCTTCAGAGACAGCTGGGTGTTTGTAGGAGCCAAGGGAATCGAGAACAAGAGTCCTTTCGAACAG CGTATGAAGAACAGTAAGAGCAGTAACAAGTATGAAGGCTGGCCTGAGTCTCTCGAAATGGACGGCTGTATCCCCCTCCGTGCCCCCTTAGAGAATTAA
- the LOC129860531 gene encoding isocitrate dehydrogenase [NAD] subunit gamma, mitochondrial-like isoform X2, translating into MAASSAVLSMSKIIKPIWGGRLAATAKVFGATVSSRREKSTVPPPAKYGGRHTVTLIPGDGIGPELLNHVRELFRFSCVPVDFEVVNVCSATEDDINNAITAIRRNGVALKGNIETLHTLPASHKSRNNLLRTTLDLYANVMHCKSLPGVQTRHNNIDIMIIRENTEGEYSSLEHESVSGVVECLKIITRTNSLRIAEYAFKLAREKGRKRVTAVHKANIMKLGDGLFLQCCREVAAGYPDIAFDAMIVDNTTMQLVSKPQQFDVMVMPNLYGNVVSNVCAGLVGGPGLVPGANYGRDYAVFETATRNTGKSIADRNIANPTAMLLASCMMLDHLKLHDYATMIRNAVLTTMNETQLHTADIGGQGTTSEVVQAIMRNIQSKGPLTSEL; encoded by the exons ATGGCCGCCTCCAGTGCAGTGCTCTCAATGTCCAAAATCATCAAACCCATTTGGGGTGGACGGTTGGCAGCGACGGCAAAA gtttttgGAGCCACAGTGAGCAGTCGCAGAGAGAAGTCAACAGTA CCCCCTCCTGCAAAGTATGGTGGCAGACACACTGTAACTCTCATACCTGGAGATGGTATTGGACCAGAACTTCTCAATCACGTCAGGGAGCTCTTCAG GTTCAGCTGTGTGCCTGTGGACTTTGAGGTAGTGAACGTTTGCTCAGCTACTGAGGATGACATCAACAACGCCATCACTGCCATCCGCCGTAATGGAGTGGCCCTCAAAG GTAACATTGAAACCCTCCACACCCTGCCTGCTTCCCACAAGTCCAGAAACAACCTCCTCCG TACCACTTTGGACCTGTATGCCAACGTCATGCACTGTAAGTCCCTGCCTGGAGTCCAGACTCGGCACAACAACATTGACATCATGATCATCAGGGAGAACACTGAGGGAGAGTACAGCAGTCTGGAGCatgag AGTGTATCAGGGGTGGTGGAGTGTCTCAAGATCATCACCCGGACTAACTCCCTAAGAATCGCTGAGTATGCCTTTAAATTGGCCCGGGAGAAAGGTCGCAAGAGGGTCACTGCCGTCCATAAGGCCAACATCAT GAAGCTGGGAGATGGTCTGTTCCTGCAGTGCTGTAGAGAGGTGGCTGCTGGGTACCCTGACATTGCCTTTGACGCCATGATAGTCGACAACACCACCATGCAG CTGGTGTCCAAACCCCAGCAGTTTGATGTGATGGTGATGCCCAACCTGTATGGGAACGTGGTCAGCAACGTGTGTGCTGGCCTGGTGGGAGGGCCAGGGCTGGTGCCAGGGGCTAACTACGGCCGCGACTATGCTGTCTTCGAAACG GCCACCAGGAACACAGGGAAGAGTATTGCTGACAGGAACATTGCTAACCCCACTGCCATGCTATTGGCCAGCTGCATGATGCTGGACCACCTCAA GCTCCATGATTATGCCACTATGATCAGGAATGCAGTCCTGACAACCATGAACGAGACTCAG